The following are from one region of the Nicotiana tabacum cultivar K326 chromosome 3, ASM71507v2, whole genome shotgun sequence genome:
- the LOC107759010 gene encoding josephin-like protein, producing the protein MSARGCEGGCVKLDMTKNAKTSMFQKQNSTKSVDGTTNKAKGTTTTCSFKMPNRSELSPIKLFKHIGGKMVAVVKMMSSRGSRRSCRKVTNSSEKTAISKSLVIPNIDSHRAEAIDDCIQFINMSSSLPRSNSVS; encoded by the coding sequence ATGTCGGCAAGAGGTTGTGAAGGAGGATGTGTGAAGCTAGACATGACCAAGAATGCAAAAACAAGCATGTTTCAAAAGCAAAACTCTACAAAAAGTGTTGATGGTACTACTAATAAAGCAAAAGGTACCACAACAACTTGCAGCTTCAAGATGCCAAATAGATCAGAATTATCTCCTATTAAACTTTTCAAACACATTGGAGGAAAGATGGTTGCGGTTGTGAAGATGATGTCTTCAAGGGGAAGTAGGAGAAGTTGTAGGAAAGTTACTAATTCCTCAGAAAAAACAGCAATTTCTAAATCATTGGTTATTCCAAATATTGATTCTCATAGGGCTGAGGCAATTGATGATTGTATTCAGTTCATCAATATGTCTTCTTCCTTGCCAAGATCTAATTCAGTGTCTTAA
- the LOC142175646 gene encoding uncharacterized protein LOC142175646, translating to MSNVNDNNQQNLPLQGDPQHQLNQQAIDEALKKLIAQQVSNALQAFTNQLPVVPPTPTPNNNTLENHRSGLVNSGSGGAPSESRDGEPGYNQIKMDSLDEEKTSFITDRGTYLYKAMQFGLKNDGATYQRLILCKFNMKLNPQKCAFGVSSGKFLGFLVSNRDIELNPAQIKAIEEISDILTSKKEVQRLTGRITALGRFISKSLEKCFKFFSALKKQNQFEWSEECQQALKNLKVYLSNPPLLAKPKDGEKLFVYLAVSEVAVSAVLVREDQGKQSPIYYVSKSLLDAETRYPHLEKLALALTMASRKLRPYFQCHPISMITAYPLRNILHKQDLSGRLAKWAIELSEYDITYQPRIAIKSQVLADFVADFSQGIHLEAEKQLQIFNGSKPGTWTLFTDGSSNVKGAGLGIVPVPPTGETIRQAIKCHPITNNEAEYEVVIAAREARVQQYLEKARDLVRQFQIWKVMQIPREENAEADALANLASAAENFSKVGKLKGLPQHLTIWWVMDKLNQQISFVAGNQFEVIINNLKKKLEESKGNWLEVLSGVLWAYRTRETPVLLVYGAETLIPVEIR from the exons ATGTCGAATGTCAATGACAATAACCAACAAAATTTACCACTCCAAGGAGATCCACAACATCAGCTGAACCAACAAG CTATCGATGAAGCTTTGAAAAAATTAATCGCTCAACAGGTCAGCAATGCTCTTCAGGCTTTTACCAACCAGTTGCCGGTTGTACCGCCAACACCAACTCCAAACAACAACACCCTAGAAAATCATCGCTCAGGACTCGTTAATTCAGGCAGTGGCGGAGCTCCCAGCGAATCTCGTGATGGAGAGCCAG gatataatcagattaaaatggattcTCTAGATGAAGAAAAGACTTccttcatcacagacagggggacttacctTTACAAAGCCATGcaattcggtttaaagaatgatGGGGCCACATATCAAAGGCTG ATTCTttgcaaatttaatatgaagttaaatcctcagaaatgtgcatttggcgtcTCATCAGGTAAGTTCTTGggatttcttgtttctaaccgtgacATTGAATTAAATCCTGCGCAGATTAAAGCTATTGAAGAAATTTCGGATATACTCACGAGCAAAAAAGAAGTACAAAGGCTGACAGGAAGAATAACAGCCCTAGGCAGGTTTATTTCCAAGTCATTAGAAAAGTGCTTCAAATTCTTTTCAGCTTTAAAGAAGCAAAACCAATTTGAATGGTCTGAAGAGTGTCAACAAGCGCTTAAAAATTTAAAGGTGTACCTGTCAAATCCACCACTGCTAGCTAAACCAAAAGATGGGGAGAAATTGTTTGTATACCTTGCAGTTTCAGAAGTGGCAGTAAGTGCCGTATTAGTTCGAGAAGACCAAGGTAAGCAATCaccgatttattatgttagcaaatcttTGCTCGATGCTGAGACTCGATATCCTCATTTAGAGAAACTTGCATTAGCTTTGActatggcatctagaaaattaagaccttattttcaatgtcatcctatttcCATGATAACTGCCTACCCCTTACGTAATATATTGCATAAACAAGATTTATCGGGTAGATTagccaaatgggctatagaactaagtgaatatgacattACATATCAACCTAGAATTGCAATAAAGTCCCAGGTTTTAGCAGATTTCGTGGCAGATTTTAGCCAAGGGAtacatttagaagcagaaaaacaACTGCAGATATTTAACGGATCTAAGCCAGGTACATGGACCTTATTTACTGACGGTTCGTCTAATGTAAAAGGAGCAGGTCTGGGCATTGTCCcagtaccacctacgggtgaaaccataaGACAAGCAATAAAGTGTCATCCAATCACCAATAATGAGGCAGAATATGAagttgtgattgcag ccagagagGCGAGGGTGCAGCAGTACCTGGAGAAGGCACGAGATTTGGTCAGGCAATTTCAAATTTGGAAAGTCATGCAAATACCAAGGGAAGAAAATGCTGAGGCAGACGCTCTAGCTAATCTTGCGTCTGCTGCAGAa AATTTTtccaaagttggcaaattaaaaggattacctcAACACCTTACTATctggtgggtaatggacaagctgaatcaacaaATTAGTTTCGTTGCCGGGAACCAATTtgaagtcattatcaacaacttgaagaaaaaGCTGGAAGAGTCTAAAGGCAATTGGCTAGAGGTACTGTCTGGAGTCTTGTGGGCTTATCGAACAAGGGAAACTCCGGTTTTACTTGTATACGGGGCTGAAACTTTAATTCCAGTCGAGATAAGGTAA